The following are encoded together in the Thalassomonas haliotis genome:
- a CDS encoding LysR family transcriptional regulator: MDTLDGMKTVVAVVETGSFTAAGERLGMSKALVSKYIGQVEKNLGSRLFNRTTRQLALTEAGRSYYQQALNLLEQYSAMVDNVTGEQTSPRGLLRLSAPVTFGEKTLSPLLPKFLRLYPDLQVELRLSNGAIDMLEEGIDVRIRIGGVDDSTMIARQLSSFELLLCASPAYIEQQGMPATPEQLTDHHCIIDSNFRIGKQWPIISASGIAHTIHVSSHIAVNSPQAVREIAIAGGGIGMIPAFIVEDALKDGRLLQVLPGCTTLEFGLFAIYPHRQYVPRKVRCFLDFALSEFSRKTQD, from the coding sequence ATGGATACCCTGGACGGCATGAAAACCGTGGTCGCCGTGGTAGAAACCGGCTCTTTCACCGCCGCCGGCGAGCGCCTGGGCATGTCAAAAGCCCTGGTCAGCAAATATATCGGGCAAGTGGAGAAAAATTTAGGCAGCCGCTTATTTAACCGTACCACCCGGCAGCTGGCCTTAACCGAAGCGGGCCGCAGTTATTATCAGCAGGCACTGAACTTGCTGGAGCAATACAGCGCCATGGTGGATAATGTTACCGGCGAACAAACCAGCCCGCGGGGCTTATTGCGCCTGAGCGCCCCGGTGACCTTTGGTGAAAAAACGCTGTCGCCGCTGCTGCCGAAATTTTTACGTTTATACCCGGATTTGCAGGTCGAGTTACGCCTGAGCAACGGCGCCATAGATATGCTCGAAGAAGGCATAGATGTGCGTATCCGTATCGGCGGTGTGGACGACTCCACCATGATCGCCCGCCAGTTAAGCAGTTTTGAGCTGTTATTGTGCGCCTCCCCCGCCTATATCGAACAACAGGGCATGCCGGCAACACCAGAGCAACTAACCGATCATCACTGCATCATTGACAGTAATTTTCGCATCGGCAAGCAATGGCCGATCATCTCAGCATCAGGTATAGCCCACACCATACATGTCAGCTCCCATATTGCGGTCAACAGCCCGCAGGCGGTACGGGAAATTGCCATTGCCGGTGGCGGCATCGGCATGATCCCCGCCTTTATTGTTGAAGATGCCCTAAAAGATGGCCGGCTGCTGCAAGTGCTACCCGGCTGTACCACGCTGGAATTCGGCCTGTTTGCCATTTATCCTCACCGCCAGTATGTGCCAAGAAAAGTCCGCTGTTTCCTTGACTTTGCCCTGAGCGAATTTTCCCGCAAAACACAGGATTAA
- a CDS encoding alpha/beta fold hydrolase has translation MHKTVEVEGQQIFYREGGDKSAPTLVLLHGFPTSSHMYRHLIPQLAQDYHVIAPDYPGFGNSSMPALDEFEYSFDNLAKITDAFLAKVGVQAYSLYVMDYGAPIGLRIAAAHPERVQGLIIQNGNAYDEGLRDFWKPIKAYWQEKSPANAKALKDALLTIEATQWQYTNGVRNKETISPDNWIVDQAKLDRPGNKAIQLALFYSYGTNLALYPQWQAYFRKHQPPTLLLWGKGDYIFPEEGAHPYKRDLKNLEFHILDTGHFALEEDGDLIAGLIQSFMKNKVLIK, from the coding sequence TTGCACAAAACCGTAGAAGTTGAAGGCCAGCAAATCTTCTACCGTGAAGGCGGCGATAAAAGCGCGCCGACTTTAGTGTTATTACACGGTTTTCCAACTTCATCACATATGTATCGTCATTTGATCCCGCAACTGGCGCAGGATTATCATGTCATTGCCCCGGATTATCCCGGATTTGGCAACAGTTCTATGCCGGCGCTGGATGAGTTTGAATACAGTTTTGATAACCTGGCAAAGATCACCGATGCGTTTTTGGCTAAGGTCGGTGTGCAGGCATATAGCTTATATGTTATGGATTACGGTGCGCCGATAGGTTTGAGGATCGCCGCAGCACATCCCGAGCGGGTTCAGGGGTTAATTATCCAAAACGGTAATGCCTATGACGAAGGGCTGCGGGATTTCTGGAAACCGATCAAGGCCTACTGGCAAGAGAAAAGTCCGGCAAATGCCAAGGCACTTAAAGATGCCCTGTTAACCATAGAAGCGACCCAGTGGCAATATACTAACGGCGTCCGCAACAAGGAAACCATCAGCCCGGATAACTGGATTGTAGATCAGGCCAAGCTGGACCGTCCCGGCAACAAGGCAATACAGCTGGCGTTATTTTACTCCTACGGCACAAACCTGGCGCTCTACCCCCAGTGGCAGGCTTATTTTAGAAAGCACCAGCCGCCAACACTTTTGCTATGGGGCAAAGGGGATTATATTTTCCCGGAAGAAGGTGCTCACCCGTACAAGCGTGATTTGAAAAACCTGGAGTTTCATATTCTTGATACCGGACATTTTGCCCTGGAAGAAGACGGAGATTTGATTGCCGGTCTTATTCAAAGCTTTATGAAAAATAAGGTACTGATCAAATAA
- a CDS encoding pyridoxamine 5'-phosphate oxidase family protein has protein sequence MADFKDESEKNSPFHQGERALQTRMGVREQMERFGRRVIRNFMPEQHRQFYRQLPYVFIGHGDKDGWPWASILFNKPGFINSPDEKTLIINTRGVEGDPLQQAIKTGIRLGLLGIELNTRRRNRLAAHISRTSEQGFTLAVDQAFGNCPKYIKPRELRGMPARDMPPVLVNDFTSFDDQAKALIEKSDTFFVASFIENSRDQASEGADVSHRGGNPGFVRIDDNLSLTIPDYAGNFHFNTLGNFVKNPKAGLLFVDFENGHLLTLTGRVELLLDSPQVEAFTGAGRLWTFNLHLGYWLKNAMALRWQES, from the coding sequence ATGGCAGATTTTAAAGATGAAAGTGAAAAGAACTCCCCTTTCCATCAGGGAGAGCGGGCGCTGCAAACCCGGATGGGAGTCAGGGAGCAGATGGAGCGTTTTGGCCGCCGGGTGATCCGCAATTTTATGCCGGAGCAGCACCGGCAGTTTTATCGGCAGTTGCCTTATGTTTTTATCGGCCACGGCGATAAGGACGGCTGGCCCTGGGCGTCGATATTATTTAACAAGCCGGGTTTTATCAACTCTCCCGATGAGAAAACCCTTATTATCAATACCCGGGGGGTTGAGGGAGATCCGCTGCAACAGGCGATCAAAACCGGCATCCGCCTGGGACTTTTAGGCATTGAGCTTAATACCCGCAGGCGCAACCGCCTGGCGGCGCATATTAGCCGGACCAGCGAGCAGGGGTTTACCCTTGCCGTTGATCAGGCCTTTGGCAACTGCCCGAAATATATCAAGCCAAGGGAATTAAGGGGGATGCCTGCCCGGGATATGCCACCAGTACTCGTTAATGACTTTACCAGCTTTGATGACCAGGCTAAGGCGCTGATTGAAAAAAGCGATACTTTTTTCGTGGCCAGTTTTATTGAAAACAGCCGGGACCAGGCCAGTGAAGGGGCGGATGTCTCCCACCGTGGCGGCAACCCCGGTTTTGTCCGTATTGACGATAACCTGAGCCTGACCATTCCCGATTATGCCGGCAACTTTCATTTTAATACCCTGGGGAATTTTGTAAAAAATCCTAAAGCGGGTTTGCTTTTTGTGGATTTTGAAAATGGTCACCTGCTGACCCTGACCGGGCGGGTGGAGCTGTTATTGGACAGCCCGCAGGTAGAAGCTTTTACCGGCGCCGGGCGTTTGTGGACTTTTAACTTACATCTGGGTTATTGGCTGAAAAATGCCATGGCGCTGCGCTGGCAGGAGTCCTAA
- a CDS encoding IS1595 family transposase gives MNNSFEQLEQLTSQLDTEQKCLLINVLKGQVAGKNCLDVLTMHQDSAANCPHCHSLTIKRNGKVSGRQRYLCKSCNKSFMVTYNTPFYRLRNPEKWIGYLRCMLTSLTIRHSARECVMTKNTAFLWRHRFLHLLNIQSATCLSGIVEMDETLFRYSEKGSRHLTRKAHKRGKDKAGRGRAKGDWVAVLVARDRQKQTFDKRLVSASGESLFHLLDAHIDKDSVICSDGFRSYGVLTKKLGVTHKAINLTKGIRVIEKVFHIQNVNSYHGRLHNWMKRFHGVATRYLDNYLSWFRFFDSHEKPNENSLLLAQTQLIGT, from the coding sequence ATGAATAATTCATTTGAACAGCTCGAACAACTGACAAGCCAATTGGACACTGAACAAAAATGCCTGTTAATTAATGTGTTAAAAGGTCAGGTAGCAGGGAAAAACTGCCTTGACGTGTTAACCATGCACCAAGACAGCGCGGCCAATTGCCCACATTGCCACTCCCTGACAATCAAACGTAATGGGAAAGTTTCTGGTCGGCAACGCTACCTGTGTAAGTCGTGCAACAAGAGCTTTATGGTCACCTATAACACGCCATTTTACCGGTTAAGAAACCCTGAAAAATGGATAGGTTATTTACGTTGTATGCTCACAAGTTTAACGATACGTCACAGTGCCAGAGAGTGTGTGATGACTAAAAACACCGCCTTTTTGTGGCGGCACCGTTTCCTTCACTTATTGAATATTCAATCGGCTACGTGCTTGTCTGGTATTGTTGAAATGGATGAAACCTTATTTCGCTATTCTGAAAAAGGAAGCCGTCACCTGACTCGAAAAGCCCATAAACGGGGCAAGGACAAGGCAGGGAGAGGCCGGGCAAAAGGAGATTGGGTGGCGGTGTTAGTGGCAAGAGACAGGCAGAAACAAACCTTTGACAAACGCTTAGTAAGCGCATCAGGAGAGAGTCTTTTTCACTTACTCGATGCTCATATTGATAAGGACTCGGTGATATGCAGTGACGGCTTTCGATCCTATGGGGTATTGACTAAAAAATTAGGTGTAACTCATAAGGCAATCAATTTAACAAAGGGCATACGGGTGATAGAAAAAGTTTTTCATATTCAGAATGTTAATTCATACCATGGCAGACTTCACAACTGGATGAAACGTTTCCATGGTGTAGCAACGAGATATCTGGATAATTACTTGAGCTGGTTTAGGTTTTTTGATTCACATGAAAAACCAAATGAAAACAGCCTGTTACTCGCACAGACACAGTTAATAGGGACATAG
- a CDS encoding YbgA family protein, with product MVSLDNEKINIGISSCLLGEKVRFDGGHKFNAYIAHVLEPFFHFVPFCPEVSIGLGIPRQAIRLVLTEQQIKCVGSKDETLDVTGSLEQCAQEQQDWHRQISGYIVKKDSPSCGMERVRVYQHKMPARNGIGIYTRRLMENFPYLPVEEEGRLSDMVIRENFIQRVFIYHRWQQLLAGEVSWSLLTDFHACHKYIYMSHNQKKARELGKWLAQHHQLPLDEVCRQYLEQMMTLLTVKATKKNHVNTLKHIQGYLKNYLSRSDKQELEQSVESYRQGLLPLIVPITLLRHHFMHHPQQYISRSYYLQPHPKELMLLNSL from the coding sequence ATGGTTTCACTGGATAACGAAAAGATAAATATCGGCATCAGCAGCTGCCTGCTCGGTGAAAAAGTCAGGTTTGACGGCGGCCATAAATTTAATGCCTATATTGCCCATGTGCTGGAGCCCTTTTTTCACTTTGTCCCCTTTTGTCCCGAAGTCAGCATAGGTTTAGGCATTCCCCGGCAGGCGATTCGCCTGGTATTAACCGAGCAGCAAATTAAATGTGTCGGCAGTAAGGATGAAACCTTAGATGTCACCGGCTCCCTGGAGCAATGCGCGCAGGAGCAGCAGGACTGGCACCGGCAGATCTCGGGTTATATCGTAAAAAAAGACTCCCCCAGCTGCGGCATGGAAAGGGTCAGGGTTTATCAACATAAGATGCCGGCCCGTAACGGCATTGGCATCTATACCCGGCGCCTGATGGAGAATTTTCCTTACCTGCCGGTGGAAGAGGAAGGGCGTCTTAGTGATATGGTGATCCGGGAAAATTTCATTCAAAGGGTTTTTATCTACCACCGCTGGCAGCAATTGCTGGCCGGGGAAGTCAGCTGGTCTTTACTGACGGACTTTCATGCCTGCCATAAGTATATCTATATGAGCCATAACCAGAAAAAGGCCAGGGAGCTGGGGAAATGGCTGGCACAGCATCATCAGTTGCCACTAGATGAGGTTTGCCGGCAATACCTGGAACAAATGATGACGCTGTTAACCGTCAAGGCCACGAAAAAGAACCATGTCAATACTTTGAAACATATTCAGGGTTATTTGAAAAACTACCTGAGTCGCTCCGATAAACAGGAGCTGGAGCAGTCGGTCGAATCCTACCGCCAGGGACTCTTGCCGCTGATAGTGCCTATTACTTTGCTAAGGCATCACTTTATGCATCATCCGCAGCAATATATCAGCCGCTCGTATTATCTGCAGCCGCACCCGAAAGAACTGATGTTACTCAATAGTTTGTGA